The following are encoded in a window of Pyrenophora tritici-repentis strain M4 chromosome Unknown M4_contig_00022, whole genome shotgun sequence genomic DNA:
- a CDS encoding Dimer-Tnp-hAT domain containing protein has protein sequence MIFRCSANRGNFINNFIEPAGLTENEEDEYEAWKRSEPIAGEGVDPIKYWVELRDRHPSLSKFAIDMLSIPGSSCECERLFSELGDLLEPRRRSISPQLLAAIQCDRRWIRAGFGSGEVPVKEAISDEEMDAKYGVHKWDIS, from the exons atgatttttaggtgtagtgc AAATCGCGGCAACTTTATCAACAactttattgagcctgcagggcttacggagaacgaggaagatgaatatgaggcttggaaacgcagcgaaccgatcgctggcgagggcgtcgaccctataaaatactgggtagaactccgcgatcgccaccctagccttagcaaatttgctatcgacatgctatcaatcccaggctcaagctgtgagtgtgagcgcttattcagcgagctgggtgacctcctcgagccccgtcggcgcagcatttctccgcaacttctagcagcaatacagtgcgatcgacgatggataagagctggatttggcagtggtgaggtgcctgtaaaggaggctatcagcgatgaggagatggacgcgaaatacggtgtacataagtgggatattagctga
- a CDS encoding Gly-zipper-OmpA multi-domain protein: MSNNALMRWAQSVSLATATLVQSLEPNDVQLGTPIASEKVQEHSRDSSIEQRFNLERTRSDLEEMRDKHDYLDTPLQDNDRHSNTSESQPSPSNDHARARDFVGKRLPWKIQDLRECRQNYHAEHKGGGSDRIWKSYRGDYRGGYRGGYRGGYRGGYRGGYWSGYRGGYWGGYQKTYGGSSRHSFLDADSGDPEKRNQVTDQIPHQGAPRNENNYGSDWEPSS; the protein is encoded by the exons ATGAGTAACAACGCCTTGATGCGCTGGGCACAGTCTGTATCTcttgctactgctactctTGTCCAATCACTGGAGCCTAACGATGTACAACTTGGGACACCGATTGCCTCTGAGAAAGTCCAAGAGCATAGTCGCGATAGCAGCATTGAACAACGTTTTAATCTCGAGCGTACACG ATCCGATCTTGAAGAGATGCGAGACAAACACGATTATCTTGATACGCCACTACAAGACAACGACAGACACTCGAATACCTCAGAGTCGCAACCTAGCCCATCGAATGATCACGCCAGGGCAAGGGACTTTGTGGGAAAACGACTTCCTTGGAAGATTCAAGATTTACGTGAATGTCGACAGAATTACCATGCAGAGCACAAGGGCGGTGGCTCGGACCGCATCTGGAAGAGCTACCGGGGCGACTACCGGGGCGGCTACCGGGGCGGCTACCGGGGCGGCTACCGGGGCGGCTACCGGGGCGGCTACTGGAGCGGCTACCGGGGCGGCTACTGGGGTGGCTACCAAAAAACTTACGGCGGAAGCTCTCGCCACAGCTTCCTAGACGCTGACTCGGGTGATCCTGAAAAACGGAATCAAGTTACGGATCAAATTCCTCACCAAGGTGCGCCTCGAAACGAGAACAACTATGGATCAGATTGGGAACCCTCTTCTTAA
- a CDS encoding Dimer-Tnp-hAT domain containing protein — translation MIFRCSANRGNFINNFIEPAGLTENEEDEYEAWKRSEPIAGEGVDPIKYWVELRDRHPSLSKFAIDMLSIPGSSCECERLFSELGDLLEPRRRSISPQLLAAIQCDRRWVRAGFGSGEVPVKGVISDEEMDAKYGVHKWDIS, via the exons atgatttttaggtgtagtgc AAATCGCGGCAACTTTATCAACAactttattgagcctgcagggcttacggagaacgaggaagatgaatatgaggcttggaaacgcagcgaaccgatcgctggcgagggcgtcgaccctataaaatactgggtagaactccgcgatcgccaccctagccttagcaaatttgctatcgacatgctatcaatcccaggctcaagctgtgagtgtgagcgcttattcagcgagctgggtgacctcctcgagccccgtcggcgcagcatttctccgcaacttctagcagcaatacagtgcgatcgacgatgggtaagagctggatttggcagtggtgaggtgcctgtaaagggggttatcagcgatgaggagatggacgcgaaatacggtgtacataagtgggatattagctga